A window of Kribbella voronezhensis genomic DNA:
CCGAACAGCAACAGCCAGATCGCCGGCTGCACCAAAGTGAAGGCGATCAAGGCAGGAGACCTGTACTGCGCCCGCAACCAGCGACCCGTGATCATCGCGGTCTGCCCGGCCAGTCCACCCGAGCGAGCTGAGGAACGCACCGCAGTAGCTGTCATCGTGGCCATCAGGCGGCCCTCTCCTTCTCCGCATCGGAAGCCTGCTCGGCCGCCCGGAAGGTGCGGCCGGTGTAGCGCAGATAGACGTCGTCCAGCGTCGGCCGCGCGACCGTCACGGCAGCGACCGGAATCTCCTGCTCCTCAAGCACACCCAGCACAGCCGGTACGGCGGTCGCTCCGTGATCCACGCGCGCTCGCACGACGTTGCCATCGACAACGACTTCGCCGATCCCACGGAGCCCGCTGATCAAGGAGTGCACCCGGGTCGTCGAAGCGGCGTCGGCCAGTTCGACCTGGACGGAGTCGCCGTGCAGCTCGGCCTTCAGCTCCTCGGGGCTGCCCGAGGCGACGACCTTGCCGTGGTCGACGATCGCGAGTTGCGCCGCGAGCCGGTCGGCCTCCTCCAGGTAGTGAGTGGTCAGCAGGACGGTGAGTCCTTCGGCCGCGGAGAGCCGTTCGACCTCGGTCCACAGATCCGCGCGAGCCTCCGGATCGAGCCCGGTCGTCGGCTCGTCCAGGAAGAGCACCCGAGGCCGATGAACGAGTCCGAGGGCAACGTCCAACTTGCGTTGCATACCACCGGAGTACGTCCGGACCTGGCGATCAGCGGCTTCGGCGAGGCCGAAGCGCTCCAGGAGCTCGGCGGCCCGGCGTACGGAGTCGGATCTGGACAGGCCGTAGATGCGGCCGCTGAGGACGAGGTTCTCGGTGCCGGTCGCCATCGGGTCGGAACTGGACTGCTGCGGTACGTAGCCGATCGCCAGGCGGACCGCCTGCTGGTCCTTGACGACGTCGAGGCCGGCGACTCGCGCGGTACCGGAATCGGCCCGGGACAAGGTGGTCAGGATCTTCACCGCGGTGGACTTGCCGGCGCCGTTGGGCCCGAGCAGCCCCAGGACGACGCCCGCCGGCACGTCGAAGGTGAGGCCGTCGAGGGCACGGACGGGCGGCTTCTTGCGAGCCGCCGGGTAGGTCTTGACCAGGTCGGTCACCTCGATCGCGAGGTCACCGCCGCCGGTCCGGGCGTGCGTGGGTGGTGCCATGGTCGAACTCCTCAAAGGTGTGGTGAGGAGCCGATCCGGGCGAGCTGGCTATCCTGATGGTTGCGCCTTGGGTGCCAGGTCTCGCTTGCGGGATCGACTCGAGGAACTGCGGCCCTTGACCACGGCGTTGCCGCGCCCTGGTCGGGGGCCGTCCTGCGTTACAGGCCTTCCGGTGGGACCTCCTTCAACCAGGGCAGGTCCTCCCCGAAGTACTTGACCGGATCCGCCAGCACGTCCCTGGGCTTGATCCCCAGCTCGGCGACGAGTTCGTGCGTCTTGCGCCAGAAGGCGCTGCCTTCGAGTTCGTCGACCCGGATCTCCGCGGCCAGCCCCTTGGCGTAATCACGCTCGGCGGTCAGCACGGCGACCCGGAACTCCGACTCGACCCAGAAGATCCGGGGAAGCTTCTTCGACCGCATGAACTCGTGCATCCCGACCAGCTGAGCGATCTCCTCGTCCAGCGCGACGACCCGTTGCTCGAGCAGCTCGACCACCCGGTCCGGCGGGAAGGCCGGGAGATAGGCCAGCCCGGCCTCCAGTTGCCGGAACTCCTTGGCCGGCGTGCCGAGCAACTCGGTCAGCCAGTCGTCGAACTCGGCGCGGCCGGTCGAGGTGATCGCGTAGACCGTGCGCTCCGGGCGATTCCCGTCCCGCAGGGTTTCGACCGCCTCGATGAACCCGGCCTTCTCCAGCGCCGCGACGACGGAGTACAGGGAGCCGTAGTTGAGCTTGATGCTCACTTCCTTGCCGCGGCCCTTGAGCAGCGAGGAGATCTCGTACGGGTGCATGGGGCGCTCGGTGAGCGTGCCGAGCACCGCGAACGCGAGCGGGTTCGCCACCTTCCGCTTGCCCATGCTCCGCCTCCTCGATCTCAACTACTCGAAATCGAGTATTAGACTCCGGATACCCGGTGTCAAGTACTCAGGCAGGTCGCTCGAAGATCAGCTCGAGGCCGTCCTCCTCGTCCCACTGCTCCCCGTTCTGGGTGAAGCCGAACGAAGCGATGGTCGCCAGCGACGCCTCGTTGTCCGGGCTGATGGTGGCGCGAACCACCCGTACTGCGGGTTCCGCGGCCGCCCGGTCGAGCAGCGCGGCCAGGATCGCCTTCGCATAGCCGCGCCGCCGGTACTGCGGGTCGACGGTGTACCCGACCTCGACCATCCCGTCCGCGTCGGGCGGCCCGTGGAACCCC
This region includes:
- a CDS encoding ATP-binding cassette domain-containing protein — its product is MAPPTHARTGGGDLAIEVTDLVKTYPAARKKPPVRALDGLTFDVPAGVVLGLLGPNGAGKSTAVKILTTLSRADSGTARVAGLDVVKDQQAVRLAIGYVPQQSSSDPMATGTENLVLSGRIYGLSRSDSVRRAAELLERFGLAEAADRQVRTYSGGMQRKLDVALGLVHRPRVLFLDEPTTGLDPEARADLWTEVERLSAAEGLTVLLTTHYLEEADRLAAQLAIVDHGKVVASGSPEELKAELHGDSVQVELADAASTTRVHSLISGLRGIGEVVVDGNVVRARVDHGATAVPAVLGVLEEQEIPVAAVTVARPTLDDVYLRYTGRTFRAAEQASDAEKERAA
- a CDS encoding PadR family transcriptional regulator, yielding MGKRKVANPLAFAVLGTLTERPMHPYEISSLLKGRGKEVSIKLNYGSLYSVVAALEKAGFIEAVETLRDGNRPERTVYAITSTGRAEFDDWLTELLGTPAKEFRQLEAGLAYLPAFPPDRVVELLEQRVVALDEEIAQLVGMHEFMRSKKLPRIFWVESEFRVAVLTAERDYAKGLAAEIRVDELEGSAFWRKTHELVAELGIKPRDVLADPVKYFGEDLPWLKEVPPEGL
- a CDS encoding GNAT family N-acetyltransferase: MTAHHLRFAELSPKTMAALLAGELDTARIESGVELGELFVDDRAKWLWNYRLKQLETQPEAADWIARAVLSTPPGVQGEVVVGYAGFHGPPDADGMVEVGYTVDPQYRRRGYAKAILAALLDRAAAEPAVRVVRATISPDNEASLATIASFGFTQNGEQWDEEDGLELIFERPA